A stretch of Rhinopithecus roxellana isolate Shanxi Qingling chromosome 12, ASM756505v1, whole genome shotgun sequence DNA encodes these proteins:
- the LOC115892008 gene encoding persulfide dioxygenase ETHE1, mitochondrial isoform X2 produces MFEPVSCTYTYLLGDRESREAVLIDPVLETAPRDAQLIKELGLRLLYAVNTHCHADHITGSGLLRSLLPGCQSVISRLSGAQADLHIEDGDSIRFGRFALETRASPGHTPGCVTFVLNDHSMAFTGDALLIRGCGRTDFQQGCAKTLYHSVHEKIFTLPGDCLIYPAHDYHGFTVSTVEEERTLNPRLTRSCEEFVKIMDNLNLPKPEQIDFAVPANMRCGVQTPPPA; encoded by the exons ATGTTCGAGCCTGTGAGCTGCACCTACACGTACctactgggtgacagagaatcCCGGGAGGCCGTTCTGATCGACCCGGTCCTGGAAACAGCACCTCGGGATGCCCAACTGATCAAGGAGCTGGGGCTGCGGCTGCTGTATGCTG tGAATACCCACTGCCACGCGGACCACATTACAGGCTCGGGGCTGCTCCGTTCCCTCCTCCCTGGCTGCCAGTCTGTCATCTCCCGCCTTAGTGGGGCCCAGGCTGACTTGCACATCGAGGATGGAGACTCCATCCGCTTCGGGCGCTTC GCCTTGGAGACCAGGGCCAGCCCTGGCCACACCCCAGGCTGTGTCACCTTCGTCCTGAATGACCACAGCATGGCCTTCACTGGAGATGCCCTGTTGATCCGTGGGTGTGGGCGGACAGACTTCCAGCAAG GCTGTGCCAAGACCTTGTACCACTCGGTCCATGAAAAGATCTTCACACTTCCAGGCGACTGTCTGATCTACCCTGCTCATGATTACCATG GGTTCACAGTGTCCACCGTGGAGGAGGAGAGGACTCTGAACCCTCGGCTCACCCGCAGCTGTGAGGAGTTTGTCAAAATCATGGACAACCTGAACTTGCCTAAACCTGAGCAGATAG ACTTTGCTGTTCCAGCCAACATGCGCTGTGGGGTGCAGACACCACCCCCTGCCTGA
- the LOC115892008 gene encoding persulfide dioxygenase ETHE1, mitochondrial isoform X1, which translates to MAGAVLRVARRQLSQLGGSGVPILLRQMFEPVSCTYTYLLGDRESREAVLIDPVLETAPRDAQLIKELGLRLLYAVNTHCHADHITGSGLLRSLLPGCQSVISRLSGAQADLHIEDGDSIRFGRFALETRASPGHTPGCVTFVLNDHSMAFTGDALLIRGCGRTDFQQGCAKTLYHSVHEKIFTLPGDCLIYPAHDYHGFTVSTVEEERTLNPRLTRSCEEFVKIMDNLNLPKPEQIDFAVPANMRCGVQTPPPA; encoded by the exons ATGGCGGGGGCTGTATTGAGGGTCGCCCGGCGGCAGCTGAGCCAGCTTGGCGGGTCTGGAGTCCCCATCCTCCTGCGACAG ATGTTCGAGCCTGTGAGCTGCACCTACACGTACctactgggtgacagagaatcCCGGGAGGCCGTTCTGATCGACCCGGTCCTGGAAACAGCACCTCGGGATGCCCAACTGATCAAGGAGCTGGGGCTGCGGCTGCTGTATGCTG tGAATACCCACTGCCACGCGGACCACATTACAGGCTCGGGGCTGCTCCGTTCCCTCCTCCCTGGCTGCCAGTCTGTCATCTCCCGCCTTAGTGGGGCCCAGGCTGACTTGCACATCGAGGATGGAGACTCCATCCGCTTCGGGCGCTTC GCCTTGGAGACCAGGGCCAGCCCTGGCCACACCCCAGGCTGTGTCACCTTCGTCCTGAATGACCACAGCATGGCCTTCACTGGAGATGCCCTGTTGATCCGTGGGTGTGGGCGGACAGACTTCCAGCAAG GCTGTGCCAAGACCTTGTACCACTCGGTCCATGAAAAGATCTTCACACTTCCAGGCGACTGTCTGATCTACCCTGCTCATGATTACCATG GGTTCACAGTGTCCACCGTGGAGGAGGAGAGGACTCTGAACCCTCGGCTCACCCGCAGCTGTGAGGAGTTTGTCAAAATCATGGACAACCTGAACTTGCCTAAACCTGAGCAGATAG ACTTTGCTGTTCCAGCCAACATGCGCTGTGGGGTGCAGACACCACCCCCTGCCTGA